aatataaaggaaatggatgagttataaaaaaattcaccccctcacagttgtcatggagggtaataatagctatatgaaccaaaatcgttctttgtaccaggctgtaaacacctttttttctgctgtaaagttggccattctaacagtgggctcaattgccacttgctctattatggagccaggactagcggaattttgatgaattgcagtttcagttacttccttattggcttcccgagagagagcgggaggttgccgcttggggaaaccggagcactaaCTATGTGGGCTagtaaaataaatactgtaaggtCAGATTTCATGcagatttaaaaaacattatgcTAAAGAGTGTGTGATGATACACGTGAATCATATCATTTTGCTCACCTTTCTGAAAGCCACCTTTAtagaaatcatttatttacagaCTCAAAGATGACAGAGTGCATATACATGTCTGTTTAATCATTGATCTCTGATGAAACAAACATCTACCAGCATCGGTACAATGATacgaatgttttttaaaaaatgcagtggATAGAATTTCAATATCAATAAaagatagaaaaatattaaagaaactATAGAAGTAGGGCTGGGACGATAAATTGATGTATTATGATTCGTGGGTCAGTTTTTGGACTGCATTGTGATTCTCTGTGGAATCAATTCTGAGcatagttttaaacagcagatggcgctctgggctagtttttaacagcagacggcgctctgggctagtttttaacagcagacggcgctctgggctagtttttaacagcagacggcgctctgggctagtttttaacagcagacggcgctctgggctagtttttaacagcagacggcgctctgggctagtttttaacagcagacggcgctctgggctagtttttaacagcagatggcgctctgggctagtttttaacagcagacggcgctctgggctagtttttaacagcagacggcgctctgggctagtttttaacagcagatggcgctctgggctagtttttaacagcagacggcgctctgggctagtttttaacagcagacggcgctctgggctagtttttaaacagcagatggcgctctgggctagtttttaacagcagatggcgctctgggctagtttttaacagcagacggcgctctgggctagtttttaacagcagacggcgctctgggctagtttttaaacagcagatggcgctctgggctagtttttaacagcagacggcgctctgggctagtttataaacagcagacggcattttaggttagtttttaaacagcaggtggcgctctaggttagttttaacACCAGTTGGTGTGCTAGGCTGGCTACGATAAAGTGGAGCACCATCTGGTGTTAACACTAGGCTAGAGCGTGGTCTGCTGTCTAAAAACTAGCTAATGACGGTCTAGGCTAGTTCTTAGACAGCAtatagcactctaggctagtttttaaacagcaaatggtGCCCAAGGCTAGTTTTTcaacaccagatggcgctctaggctagttttaacaccTAGCTACGATTGAGTGGAGCACCATCTGGTGATAAAAATAGGCTAGATCTGATTTTAGACCGTCATCTGATTTtaaaactaggctagagcgccatctgctgtctaaaaactagcctagagtgccacctgctgtctaaaaactagcctagagtgccatctgctgtctAAAAACTAGCTGATGGtactctgggctagtttttagacagcagacagtgctctaggacAGTTTTTagacagcagatggagctctaaaCTAGTGTTGACAGCAGATAGCCCTCtttgctagtttttaaacagcagatggagctgtaggctagtttaaacagcagatggtgccctaggctagtttttgaacagcagatggagctgtaggctagtttaaacagcagatggtgccctaggctagtttttgaacagcagatggcgctctaggccagtttttgAGCAGCAGACGGCACTGTACGCTTgattttaaacagtagatggcgctctatgctagttttcaAACGGCAGATGGCGTTTCTTCAACGGCATTATACACAGCTCACTAAAAACTTTATTATTGACTATTTTGCGTTTAAAAGATATGTGTAAGGATATGTGTCAGAATGAGACAAGTTTGTAAAGCATATAGttccatctgctggtaaaaactcaCAACCGATTCAAGAGAGAACAGCAATGTATTCAGAAAAATCAAGTCGTTATTGATTCGTAATGCATGGATTTATTATCCCGGCCCCATATAGAAGCTCACTTAAACTCTGCCTCATACAGCAGCTGGTGGATTTTTAATTTGACCGCGCTCTTCTTAGCGTATGGCAGTCGTCTCAGATACGGCAGTAAACTAAACAAGAACATCTCGTCCTCCAAGTCCTCGTTGGCCTCCATGTGCCACTTTCGCTTGCGTCCCGATCCCTGCGAGCCTGAAGCAGAGTAATGCGACGCTCCGTCCAGCATCCCATGATCTCCTTCAAAGTCCTGCACCACAAATGCCGAGTTCCCGTCCGTCGTCCTCTCCTCATCTTTGTCCTCGTCGTCTCTGTCTTCTTCGGGCTCATCTGCAGCCAGAGATCTGGACTGGATAAAGGGTGTGAGAAAAGACATCTGCCAGCTGTATTTCCAGCTGCGGTGGGACGTTCCTGATGCTCGCCTACGCTGCTCTGCACGCTTGTCTTTGATGAACATGTCCCGTAAACTCTTCCATCGCCTGCGGCAGTCCTCCTCTGGAAAATCAGCAAAACACAAAGAAAATCAGTCAGAAATGATGACTCCTAATCTATGCATGatttattcataaatttgattaaataaaaaaagctgtcatctttttatataaatataaaaaaat
Above is a genomic segment from Danio aesculapii chromosome 20, fDanAes4.1, whole genome shotgun sequence containing:
- the LOC130247828 gene encoding MADF and BESS domain-containing protein, with product MLTTMEERLIAAVSDYPELYNSTINSYKDAARKAKAWRAVSLQVEIPEEDCRRRWKSLRDMFIKDKRAEQRRRASGTSHRSWKYSWQMSFLTPFIQSRSLAADEPEEDRDDEDKDEERTTDGNSAFVVQDFEGDHGMLDGASHYSASGSQGSGRKRKWHMEANEDLEDEMFLFSLLPYLRRLPYAKKSAVKLKIHQLLYEAEFK